A stretch of DNA from Cryptomeria japonica chromosome 4, Sugi_1.0, whole genome shotgun sequence:
TTGGCTAATGACAACCTGTCACCTTGCATCAATAAGATTATATAAAGAATTTGGGATCTACCCTTGTAGCTCAATAAGGGATTTGATAAATTTATTCATACtaaagatgactacatcttcaatctccctttgttgactttTAGATAAATGAATAAACAATGTATTCAAACCTTTGTATAGCCCATAATCCTTAATTATTTGAACCATCCTAATTAAAGAGTCTTctaatgtaaatggtttcttaggtgATTTTCCCTTACTGGTTGCCTTAGGCTTCTTAACACTTGATCTAAGTGCTCTTTTATCCTCATCTGATTCAGTAGCATCCTCATCATTTTTTGATTTGTGGGCTTGTTGTGTCTTCCTCTTTCTGGTTTGCACTGGTGCAACAGGTGGATCAACAATTTTCTGCTTTCTCCGGAACTGAATTTTAGATGGTTTCCCTCTTTGTGATTTAGCCGGTTTGTCTTCTTCCATGTTCTTTTCTATTTCTTTGGCTTTTGTAGCTCTAGTCTTACCGATAGGGGTACTGGTAGGGGTACCAGTAGGTACGCTTGATGCTTCACCTTGCTCTGTTGCGTGCTTTTTCCTAACTGTTTCTATTTGCTCTTTTGTAAATCTTGCCTGCTCAACAAATGCTTCTACCTCCTTTCTTATCTTCTTTGCAATTACTAGTCTCTGTAGCTCAGAGTGGACTTGTAGTGATTTTTCTTTGTATGTCCAAAATCTCTCTGTAGTGGTATTTATCGATTTCTCTAACAGATGATTAGCATAAGAAATTGGTAGATccttgtctacctcatatcccataggtaataCTCATTTGGTTCTAGGGACAACTGATTCCATCATATAGGTATCTGTATCCACCATGAAACATATTTTTTTCTCATACCAGTTGACTACTTCTACTGGTATACActctctagcatgcattttcttttgaaactccTTTAAGTAACACCACAAAATATTATCAAACTTGTCCTTTAGCAGCCTGATGCTATTCTTCATCTGTAGTAGTGCAAGGGTACCTTCAATCCATTGAACATCTCCAATACCAGGGAAATAGTTttagaaatagaaaaacaatcccaaaatcaattgtccaaatttgaatctcaaaTTCTTGTCTTTCTTCACTGCTTCTAGATTCACCATCAGTTGACTTCTTAGTGCCTCtaccaaatcataatcaacattctcttttaccatCTGGTAGGCAGTATGAATAGTTGTTGCCAGTATGTTGTTCATTCTACTTGAATAGTAAATCCTATACCCGATCACCATAGAGGTATATTTCACAGCTGGAtcattgatgttgtttactgtCATGGCTCTACCATCCCTTATTGATCCTGTTAACTtatcaacatcattcttgggtaTTGATCTTAGTaagggtacttcaccggttgagtaaaATCTGGTTCCTACATGAATGACTTCCTCAGTTATTTTATGAAgttgatccaaccacataaattgatcacGAATCCGACTTAAAACAAATATAACTAACTCATTAttaaaatcattaatgaagttgaCTGCATGATGGAACCCTTTCTCGGTGACACTCTTAAACTGTTCTTTCAGTATGCCCTTGTTATCACACAATGATCTATACTGATCATGAATAATTGATACACCCATGTCCTCCAgtttgaagtgataaaaagatttGACATCTTCGACATGCAAAACTCCATACGGTACACTAGATAGGGCACCTATGAGGTCTGTTTCTTTTGATTTGTAAGGATGGTGTTTGAATTCTGGTCGTGGCCTCTCGGTCACATCAACAAGATGCGGAGTATCCATACTAAAATatgcaaaatattagaagaaaagagTAATATTTACTGATAAATACCTTTCCTGCTTCTGAACTAGGGTTTTACACCATCAAAACCTTCAACACCGTTCACCGATACAAAATGCACTTCCGATCACCTCAGATCTCTACTAAACATGCTGAATGTTGCAATCACAAAATTTCTCTTCTCCGCTCACTCGCCAAATGCTCTCAAGATCACAatgtgacaaatgaaattcaaaatgttctttttatttgctttcaaactactgcattaaatgctttaatcgacaaaaccctaaaatgactTAAAACAATCTTAAGAATATTACCGATTGCTAAAAATCAATGATATTTATCGGTTATGATTCAAAaagacttataaacatcaaaatgcattaGAATATGCATATTTAACTTATAGTACTTCATCCAAGGGTTaatctcaagatttgacaatatgtacaccccaagttgtagaaataaCTTAGTTTTCTGGTGATGGATTCTCCAAactaggtgaagaatttgattccttagatggtttgtcatcactcttcttcttcttccagtttctattcatctcagctttggtttcttcaatatcaactttctactttcctttTTGGTCTGCAGAATGATTCTTCAGTTGGTTCTTCTGtgttctgcaaaacttagcaatgtgtcccagtttgttacaatgataacatgtcATTTGAGATTCTCTCCACGGTCCTACATTTCCTCTACCTATACTTCTTCTACAGTTCATTTCCACATGTCCATAATtgttgcagattgaagaaatcacattgattcttttctccatctcataaggactagaccaatTATGATAGGGTATTTGCAAGTTAGTGCTTCTCCGAtaattgaaattccttctccaatcaccatcagttcttggattcatatgaggtgttggataattaGCTCCATACCTACATTtgatagatctatgcccatacatgttgcatgtataacattaaccttcaaattttctaggcacatatctagtattagatcTATAACCAGTATTAACATTAGATccgcttctacaaacattagccgtatctcctggtttatgacaattaaaacaaacaggtttgtaagATTTCTTACTGGTAGGTTTTTTAGCCTTAGGAGCTATTTTACCTTCATACATGTTGCTCTTGGTACAAAAAGGTTCTCCTTTTTCAAAtatattgtatcctaacccagatgtatcacctttcatcctctgagattggatctattcatccagcatggtagaactcttattgaattttgCAAGATTCTCATTAGCTTCTGCAAgatctttagtaagatcttcattttgcttcacaagagtctctctaagagacattgctatATCAAGATCTGCTTTGATTTCTTATTTCTCTTATTTCTCCTCAAGCTAGTGTGCATATAGAATGCCATTTCCCTGATTTATCTTATAGATCtaatgatctttctctttgatcttatcttcaactgccctcctagcttcaagttcttgactcatctggATTGTAAGGGCTTTAAGCTCTCTCTCCACGTTAAATTTCTCATTATTTAGTTTCTgcacttcctcaaccaatgcatctatgtttgctcCATCAAAAGAGTTGCTTTCATTGATGTCCAACAATTGTTCGatcagttctttccttttagctagtgatgtcttatacttgtcTCTTAGAGTTTCTAGACCTTCCTTGGTTTCTGCAAGTTCCTTAGCCATCTCTCaataactcattccttcccccatattttccttaggattagagatcccttccaagtggttaagccttaaggaagttaggctttgataccaattgatgaacttatgaggcactaagagaggggggtgaatcagtgcaagtaaaaacaatacaaatttgataatcattttcaccaacttaaaattcaataggcatataagaaataacaccaagtatgcaatcaccacataaagcataaaccacatgacacaagagtttatacgtggaaaaccaaaatgggaaaaaccatggtgggagttagtacccacaaagatacACTGTCTGCAATATAGAaatctgatcggttaaggtctacaacaccctattaggagtgtctaagcctggttaagagatttacaaaaaggcctgtgaggaccagccctTTTAGGAGCTACCGAAGTTACTAGGATTTGCAAACTCAAGTTAACCTGTCagctagttagaggatttaatgatcagacctgttaggatTTGACTGCACCTTGTTaagagtgaccttgtaagaggattttcttgttggaACTGTTAGGGAgataacaagtacaaatgatcttagtataacacctttagtgtctaataagatcctcttaaaaacattacaacatcacatatacttcatctctcaactcctctaatcaccgcactatcaaaaatacaaaattcgctaatgatctttcatacattcaagctcatactcatgtatcctttcatacctcatcacacatcttaaaaacatTATTAGGCCATCTAGAACCTTGtcacaattccctaggttcaatgcatctagacaatcttgcattacaagccttagttatgttggccaccgacataacaaatccagtTGTGTGTCGTTTtactgatctgagtgattttcatcactactggttaagtctCATTCAAAATACCTTCTCTGTCAATCAAATCTCGATCATCTGATCAAATCTACACATGCggtcatgaacataacttcatctactagtcttcattgctgttgtaaaaccacatcatctcattcCTCATAGATTTCCTATACCGGTTGTCAGAATATCATTCTATCTGTCTTTTACCAGTTAAGTCCTAAATACCAGTTCTGATAAAACTGTCTCTTCTTATTGATTAAGCCTTGCCCGTTGACCTATAGCACTTAGATGACTGAAAAAacacagttgccatcaatgacaacataaacatagTCATCAAAcaataatctaatcaaacatgtacctGTTGTATCAAGAAAACAAACAATTACCagttaagatcaaatgatcaaatgccaatacATGGGAGTTCCTACTCCCAATTTGGAGATTTTGACAGAAAAATACCAAGCCTAAGATTTGGGAAGAAAATTAGAGAGCTTGATGTGAAAATGAGAGCACAAACTGATACAAGAAGGAAGATAGTTTTCTTGAGAGCAAAGTTGGAGAAGTTTATACAATGATTTTTGGGATGAAATCTTAATGCCTATATCTAGTATTTAATGTatttttttcatgttttaaatttaaaattctcTAAGATGGAGTTGTACTGAAACTTGGTTCCTATAGCTAGTCTTAAGATTGATTTCTTTAAGTATGGAGAACCATTAATAAGAGTGTTGCTTTTTCATGCTTTTTGTTGCAAATCATATATTTTGAAAgctgatttatgtttgagtttacAGCAATAATTGACAATCCATACTTGGATTCTCAATCGTTAATATGTACCAATGTacgtatgtatgcatatgtatatatatgtctatatttataaatatatacatatatacatatgtatatatatacacgcaCACGTATACATACATATTTCAGCATCACATATTCTACAACCAATATTATCAAAAAATATCTTTAATTTTGAAGCACAAAGTATGActatatacattaaatatatatagtCTTGTACTTAAAATAATTCCAAAgagaataaaattatttttaaaatacaaTTTTAAATTCAAATGTATATGAagacaatcacaaatttacctttaaTCAAAGTGTGCTTTAGAATTTTGCTATCGTTTCCTTTGTAAGATTATTTTAAGATTGGTAGATTGAACATAGAAAAACAATTACAAATATCTTTTTTATCACACAAAagaggtaaaaatttattaatcacaaAAGAAGATTATAAAGCAAGATTGACAAACAATCGAGCAAAGAATTATCCATTCCCATCCTCCCCAAATAATTGCTCGAATATATGCAGTAAATCCAAATGCAAATGTCCCCTTTCTATAATATTACAACCCTACATTCCATCAGATACGCATTTTGCCAAACAATTCGCGACTATATTCCATTCTCTAGGAATATGACAAAAAGTAACAGATTCTAAAGACCTTCTCAACCTTAGAATCTATCAAATAACAACAACTAAATGCCAATTAGCCTCACCTAAATGCAACTTATTTAGCATATGCACCACCACTTGTGGATCAGATTCACAAATAATCTTTTACCATCTGAGTACAACCTTTCTCCATTGTATACAAGATAGGAGGTCCTCGATAAAGTTTTAGTATGAAACCCTTTATAAATGGAAAAAAAAAGAACAACACCATAACTATCTTTGCCAATACCACCTATACCTACATGACCAAGATTCCCCCTAAAGGAGCCATCGATATTTATCTTCAAAACTCTTTTAGGAAGAGGAAGCCAATGATCTACTCAATCAATCTTCCTCTTAGATTGTTGACATTTGTTTCATGTAATTTTCTTACATCTCACACCACTAGTAAAACTCAACCTTTGAAGAATACTGACATCACCAAGATCCACTTTCATTATAGGGTAGAAAGAAATCGATAGATCTTTCAAGATGCTAAAATGGTTGCTCAACATTTGTGGTGGAGAATTATCCGTACTCTTCATGGGACTATCTTGGCAAAGTTTGATCTTGCTGGAGATGTTGATATTTACAATCGACTCAATTTTCCTCTTTAGAGAGTTGATCCTTCTCTTGGAGCAGGTTGTAGGTAGGCTCAGAGGAATAGGGGTAGACAACCTTTGCGGAAGATTAATCGGTTGGGGCGATGACACCCTTCTCCTCATGGGGTTTTGAAGATAAATACTGATGGCTCTTCTAGGGGAAATCTTGGTTATGCTGGTATTGGTGGTGTGGGGTGTGATATCTTTGGCCATGTCCAATTTATCTTTTCAATTTATAAAGATTTTTATGCAAATAATTACATGGAGGCTCTCACCATTTTGTATGCTATGAAGAGAGGCTGTGTTCTTGGATGGGAAAGGATTATTTGTGAATCTTATTCACAAGTGGTGGCGACTCTGTTGAATGAGCAACGATTTGATGATGTTAATTGACACCTAGCTCTGGTTGTTAGATAGATTTTATGGTTGTGGCATTCTTTGGAATCTGTTACTTTTACTCACATCCCTAGGTAGTAGAATGGAATCGCAGATTGTTCGACCAAATGCTCTTCTTATCGAAGGGACGGGTGGAATATTGTAGATAAGGGACAATTAACTTTGGAATTATCTCACATGTTGGAGCAAGTTGTTGATGCAGATAGAGTTGTTTAATGTTTTGTTCTTTGCTAGGCTTTTGGCCCTTATTGATTTGTAATTCTCCgcgttgaataaatttttacccctcttttagtttttttttttttttaaatgccataTAATGAAAAAAAGCCCCAAATATCCTTGATTAAAGTTTGCTCTAATTCATTTTCCATGCTCGTGCATTTCCTTTGCATAGATTGAAATCAATTTAAGTCATCACTAATCTTACCTTAATAAAttgtaaatatgaaaaataatattataaagacaaaATTAAGTTAATAATATATCAAGTTATTTCAATAATTAAATTATTACACAAGTTCAACTCAATTTATTATTCATATATTATAACTTTTTAATTATTGCTAACAATTTAACCTCCTTTTTAAataagtatatatttttcaatatctaGTTATCTTAGAACAATTGCAATATTATTTTGTTAAGAAATTCagacaatcaaactcaaaacatTTCAAGTTAAATCATCACAAATAATTTTGTTATTTCTGTTATCTGTTTTTCAAAGACACTGCCCTGTAACTTTAAGTGACGACTTTATGTCTCTTTATATTTTTTGTGAATATTTgtatatttttataaattaataaaaactgacacatatattcattaaaaaaaattactttcAAAATATTAACAACTGAAATTAAATTAAACTCTAAATTAACATTAATGGAAATTATGCCAGAGAAGGAATCAGAACTGTATGATTGAAAGAGTGACTACTAAATCTGGCAGTCACCAAGTCTAATATAAATTACTGCTATAAAAATTTACCATTTCAACGTATGCCCATGATTTTTAATTTCAGAGATCAATGATTTGAACATGACAGGTTTTAATCAAAGCTTGAAAAGTTAACATGATCCAAACTCCTTTAAAAAAGATCAATTCCAGAGATCCAATATTTCTTGAAGATACGATAAAAATATTTCACTATACATAATTATCTGTTGGGATTCATTTGCATAGCTTCAAACTAAACTTTTGTTTACACAAGATTCAGTAGCAGAGATACAATCTTCATCTACCCAAAATTTCATCAGTATTCAGATTCAGCAACCTCATTACCAGCAAATCTTCATCTGAGAGTAATAATTTACAAATACTCTATCAAAGGCACTCAAATTTCATTTCCATTTGGCAATAAAGGAGCCCTACAGAGGGGGCAAGTCAAATGGAGAAGACCAATCCATTCATCTAAGCAACCTCTGTGAAAAATATGACAGCAATCTCTGAGCTTCCAGATCTCATCCTGCTCTACAAAATCATTCAAACAGACTGCACAGATCATCTCATCAGGAACTCCAAGAGAACTGGCCCTTAAAATAATGCCCATCTGTTGATTTTCTGCCATTTCATTAGAATCCATGGTGGCAGCACTATACTGTGGAGGGACATAAGTGTACTGCTCCTCTGCAACAAATTCATCAACTACTCTAATACCAACATATTGAAGAAGCCATGTTATAGCATTCAGGATTTTGATAACACCCAAAAGAAGCAGATCACAATCATACTCACCCAATCCCAATCCCATCATGGtgataaaaaaaaaactaagtCTTCAAGAATGGCTTTAGACTTTGAGTGGTGAGATTTTTAATGGGTCAAGGCTTTTACAAAGTTGAAGGATCAAAAGGTTAAGAGTGTGGTTGTGTAAGCATGCAAGGTACCAACATAGATAAATCTGAGTTCTTTATTCACAGGTGCAATAAGAAATGGCAGAAAGGCTACAAGCAGGAAGGAAAACACTTCTATTCTGCAATATCAATTACCGATTTAAACTAAAACTAAGAAAGAAGCTTGCAATGATAAATAGGTATGATTTAAACTGAAACTAAGGAAGAAACCTGAATGATGAATAGGTATGAATCTATTTTTTCTGACCATACATACCCATCTAAACTTTTCTTGAGATTAGAGGAAGTTTTTGAGATTTTGAGAGGGGGAAAGGCTGAGAAAGAGGTTACAAAACCTGCAATCAAATCTAACTGATATCAATAAGAACCAGTACATTCATTTTGCTATCTAGATCTAATCAATAAGTGTCTAACAAAAACATTTCTATTGCGCTGTGTTTCTGAATTCTATAACGTAGAATTTAtttgaatcacactccatgatccaacATCATGAAAAGGCTCTAAATCAAGAAATGGCCCTTTTTTCTACACTCAAATCAGCCCTAAGAGGAGGAATTTTTAGAGCAAACTGAAAAACCAATACATAACTATTATGAAAACATCTGAGCTATCAGTTAAGTGGCTCATATTGCCATGGCTATCAGTCCCTACTCCattataaatgaatgaaaatgaaaatggccaACAAGTCCTATTAGGGAAGATGGTGACAAAGGGCAACAAAATTGGCATGGCCCATCTTCCATCACATCAAGGCTTTGCAGTCTTGTGGCCACGTTTTCCATACAGGTTCTGAGATAGCTTGTACCCATAGCAAACTTTTTGCAGAGAGGGACCTATCACATGTTATACCATGACTTTTGCTCACTGTCCAAATCTACACCAAATGAAATGGGAAGCTTCAGATATACCTAGATACTTCCCACACGACATGAAACTTCTCTTTTTTCCATACAATCAAACCGAACTATTATGTGGAGGCATGAGGCCTTGTGGGCAAGTGGGTATGTCACTACTACTACTTTTGACCTTCCACAATCCTACCAATTTACTCAACCTTTTGGTCTCACCTTCCTCAACTTGCATGTCTGTAtggtaagatgaaatgagatggcaTTTAAGTGCCAAATAGGTGGGGGACAACAGCTCCACAAGTGGGCATTAAAATCTGTCAAATTGTGTGCATGTGCACTGCTATTTGGTCTATTCAAAAGAGTGAAAGCGATGTTTACAACTTGCATTTGGCATTGAAGGGGCTAAATATGTATCTTCTGGACTTCAATCTAGAGATAAAAGACAAGTATTTACTCTAAAG
This window harbors:
- the LOC131061824 gene encoding RING-H2 finger protein ATL7-like produces the protein MMGLGLGEYDCDLLLLGVIKILNAITWLLQYVGIRVVDEFVAEEQYTYVPPQYSAATMDSNEMAENQQMGIILRASSLGVPDEMICAVCLNDFVEQDEIWKLRDCCHIFHRGCLDEWIGLLHLTCPLCRAPLLPNGNEI